Proteins co-encoded in one Puntigrus tetrazona isolate hp1 chromosome 20, ASM1883169v1, whole genome shotgun sequence genomic window:
- the arf6a gene encoding ADP-ribosylation factor 6a — protein MGKMLSKIFGNKEMRILMLGLDAAGKTTILYKLKLGQSVTTIPTVGFNVETVTYKNVKFNVWDVGGQDKIRPLWRHYYTGTQGLIFVVDCADRDRIDEARQELHRIINDREMRDAIILIFANKQDLPDAMKPHEIQEKLGLTRIRDRNWYVQPSCATTGDGLYEGLTWLTSNYKS, from the coding sequence ATGGGGAAGATGCTTTCGAAGATCTTCGGCAACAAGGAGATGAGGATATTGATGCTCGGGCTTGACGCGGCGGGGAAGACGACGATCCTTTACAAACTCAAACTGGGACAGTCGGTCACCACCATCCCGACGGTGGGGTTCAACGTGGAGACCGTGACGTACAAGAACGTCAAGTTCAACGTGTGGGACGTCGGCGGCCAGGATAAGATCCGTCCTCTCTGGCGGCACTACTACACCGGAACCCAGGGCTTGATCTTCGTGGTGGACTGCGCGGACCGCGACCGGATCGACGAGGCGCGACAGGAGCTGCACCGCATCATCAACGACCGCGAGATGCGCGACGCGATCATCTTGATCTTCGCCAACAAGCAGGACCTGCCGGACGCCATGAAGCCGCACGAGATCCAGGAGAAGCTGGGTCTGACCCGGATCAGAGACCGGAACTGGTACGTGCAGCCGTCCTGCGCGACGACGGGCGACGGACTCTACGAAGGGCTCACCTGGCTCACGTCTAATTACAAGTCCTAA